ATACTGAGTTCAAACTTAGagcatttcatttcacttatACTTTCAGTTCAAAACGATCCTCGGTTGTTACCTGCTTGGTGACTTAGCTTGCTATGTGTTTCTTGTCATTGccattcttattttcttcaccgCCAACTTATCGAAACGTTCTTCGCATATAGTGTTCTGGGTAAGTTCTAGAGGTGTGAGTGACAAAGTTCGGCCAACATCTTAGTTGGTAGCTATCCTATCTGATTCAGATCTTCCTGTCCATGGGTGTCCtttactgcatctgtgaaataCATGTGTTCACCTTTATACTCTTACCATACTCTGGGACTCTACCAAATTCTACTGAACAGGTGAGTAGATCAGAATTTTATGTCCTTCATTTCTAGTTTGACGAACTTGCTTATAGTTACTCAACCATGCAATTCCTCACAATCCAGGTGGCCTGCTACAGATGGAACAACGGCTAGGATGTACATTCGATCACAACCTTTATGCAGCTAATAAGCGAAGGCTTAATCCAAGGGTATAGAAAGGATTCGAAGTTAtcgaacagaaagaagacgaGTTCAGAAGCTCTATGGTTGATCACGTTGTTTTTCCAGAATACTTGCGATCCCCAGATTGAATCTTCTTTCATTCCACGGTATGCACTCATAGCACTTCTTGTTACACGACTTCTTCCAATTGTCGTGTGCGCTCTTCTCATAACGAAACGTACGCCCTTGAGTGAATCAATTGCAGTAATTGTCGAGAAGTTGCGCCTGGTGGAGAAGAAAACTAGGTTAGTGCCACATGATTCTTtctctgaaatgaaaagattgtTGGTGTTAGCAGACTTCGTTAGGCGTAGTATATCTGTGATTACATTAACATTGCACAAATCTTGTTTATACGTTCCATTTGATCCTGAAGTGTATGATACAGTTACGTTTtcgattatatatatatatatatatatatatatatatatatatatatatatatatatatatatatatatattatatatatatatatatatatatatatatatatatatatacgttgTAAACTCTGCAGCCAATAACGTGAAACCGCATCGGTCATTTTCTGCAAGAGAGAATCACAAGAATATAAATTGGGCAAGATCTCTTCATTGAAGACTCCCTGATTTACGGTGAAATTATTCCTCActaaaaacaatacaataccTTAATAACGTCGATCAGCTTGATTCCCTCTGTTCTTCGACTGGATCGAGCAGGTACCAGAGACTTCTCTATGTGTTCCGATTGCGTGCGAGAGTTGCCCAATGGCTTATCCTTTCTCGAGGGAGACGAAGAGCACCATAACCTACGTTAAAGGACTTCTCGAAGAGATACGACCAGCGT
This is a stretch of genomic DNA from Necator americanus strain Aroian chromosome II, whole genome shotgun sequence. It encodes these proteins:
- a CDS encoding hypothetical protein (NECATOR_CHRII.G6412.T2); translation: MFSSAPSVPPRTSSHMVQNKVTFKGAQTFRESIGVFLCFLLSLSLLVSVTCLCVYYWRDREVYEELIDYLDKAISISKINYNHLLGFYHLSERETEALSEHRTFKTILGCYLLGDLACYVFLVIAILIFFTANLSKRSSHIVFWIFLSMGVLYCICEIHVFTFILLPYSGTLPNSTEQLLNHAIPHNPGGLLQMEQRLGCTFDHNLYAANKRRLNPRNTCDPQIESSFIPRNCREVAPGGEEN